The Glandiceps talaboti chromosome 19, keGlaTala1.1, whole genome shotgun sequence genome contains a region encoding:
- the LOC144450147 gene encoding uncharacterized protein LOC144450147 codes for MENRECRYVDGGVYDCEDYYDDVVSDERLKFLDYIDNNVVGGTARFDGPFGERQVVYCDYTASGRPLKFIEEYIMKNVYPHYGNTHTTTTIVSKQTTRFRNDAREIIKNSVNAGSDDVVIFCGSGATGAIHKIYQVMQLTEDRARKTVVFVGPFEHHSNILPWKESGAKVIRIKETKTGTVDVAFLEEQLKNEKKHADTMIGVFSSASNVTGILTDTEKVAELLHKHGALSFWDYATAGPYLKIDMNPVAKNGMDCSKDAVFISCHKFVGGVGTPGLLIAKRKLFTNRVPASAGGGTVSYVSREKHYYLKDIEAREEGGTPAITESIRAGMAFQVKEAVGSDVIEAREEELCRRAFDRWQNNKNLIILGNQKPRRLPIFSFMIRHEKTGKLLHHNFVCTLLNDLYGIQARGGCACAGPYAHDLLGITEQIADRFIRLLDEDRKQKENKEPLEALRPGFSRINLPYFMHDAVIDYVLDAIDQLANHGWKLLPLYRFNPTTGAWEPRHEQQITKRSPGYMSLFDINFEEGWFDAPCSFNMMGSLDLKTLLADADAEYNSIDIVKEAADISCDPEFDQADVDEGFQWFLQPRDALVYLTSENLPDMSFIQRSAKLPIRPRGHTDSVVPDGLQREISVESGYGSEELSDFEFDTVADDSVENSIYSTVPDNDICEVSKKRKLDIGDSGFFDDSILSDSIGFNDSDINVKSSTKKRRRFSEVCYRSSCKHEQCLCESCFSKDNNKLDIAAVNQIKNFNFTEYTAFDLS; via the exons ATGGAAAATCGGGAGTGCAGATACGTAGACGGTGGGGTCTATGATTGCGAAGATTACTACGACGATGTCGTCTCCGACGAAAGACTCAAATTTCTCGACTACATTGATAACAATGTCGTTGGAGGTACAGCTAGATTTGATGGGCCATTCGGCGAACGCCAAG TGGTATATTGTGACTACACGGCGTCAGGAAG GCCGTTAAAATTTATTGAAGAGTACATTATGAAGAATGTATACCCTCACTACGGCAACACCCATACTACTACAACTATTGTCTCAAAGCAGACGACGAGATTCAGAAATGATGCCAG AGAGATTATTAAGAACAGTGTCAATGCCGGAAGTGACGATGTCGTTATTTTCTGTGGAAGCGGAGCAACAGGAGCTATCCACAAAATTTACCAAGTGATGCAGTTAACCGAAGACCGAGCCAGAAAAACA GTTGTGTTTGTTGGTCCGTTTGAGCATCACTCCAATATCCTCCCTTGGAAGGAAAGTGGCGCCAAAGTAATTCGAATTAAAGAAACCAAAACGGGTACAGTAGACGTGGCATTCTTGGAGGAGCAGCTTAAGAATGAAAAGAAACACGCTGACACGATGATTGGTGTCTTTTCATCAGCTTCAAACGTGACAGGAATTTTGACAGATACCGAGAAAGTTGCTGAACTGCTGCACAAACATGGCGCCCTATCATTCTGGGATTATGCCACCGCTGGTCCCTACCTCAAGATTGATATGAACCCTGTTGCTAAGAA TGGCATGGACTGCTCCAAAGATGCTGTCTTCATCTCCTGTCACAAATTTGTTGGTGGAGTAGGTACTCCAGGTCTCCTTATTGCTAAGAGGAAGCTGTTCACGAACAGAGTACCTGCATCAGCTGGTGGTGGCACGGTCTCGTAT GTATCCAGAGAAAAGCATTACTATTTGAAAGATATCGAAGCAAGGGAGGAGGGTGGAACTCCAGCAATTACAGAGTCCATCAGAGCTGGCATGGCATTCCAAGTTAAGGAG GCAGTTGGTTCTGACGTCATTGAAGCACGTGAGGAGGAGTTGTGCAGGAGGGCTTTTGACAGATGGCAGAACAACAAAAACTTGATCATCCTAGGCAACCAGAAACCAAGAAGACTCCCTATCTTTTCCTTTATGATTCGACATGAAAAAACTGGAAAACTTCTACATCACAACTTTGTCTGTACCCTTCTCAACGATCTCTATGGAATTCAAGCAAGGGGTGGATGCGCATGCGCAGGACCATACGCTCAT GATCTACTGGGCATCACCGAGCAGATTGCAGATCGCTTCATTAGGCTCTTGGACGAGGATAGGAAACAGAAGGAGAACAAAGAACCTCTAGAGGCTTTGAGACCCGGCTTTTCAAGAATTAATCTCCCCTATTTCATGCATGATGCAGTCATCGACTACGTTCTTGATGCCATCGACCAACTGGCCAACCATGGATGGAAGTTGCTGCCACTCTACAGGTTCAACCCAACAACTGGAGCATGGGAACCCCGCCACGAACAACAAATCACAAAGAGATCACCGGGATACATGAGTCTATTCGACATAAATTTTGAAGAGGGTTGGTTCGATGCTCCCTGTAGCTTTAACATGATGGGCAGTCTGGATTTGAAG acTCTTCTTGCTGATGCCGATGCTGAGTATAACTCAATTGATATTGTCAAAGAGGCGGCGGATATTTCTTGCGATCCCGAGTTCGACCAGGCTGACGTAGATGAAGGGTTTCAGTGGTTTTTACAGCCAAGGGATGCCCTGGTGTATCTTACATCGGAGAATCTCCCAGATATGTCGTTCATCCAGAGATCTGCTAAATTACCAATCAGACCGAGAGGACACACGGATAGTGTGGTTCCTGATGGACTCCAGAGAGAGATAAGTGTAGAAAGTGGCTACGGTAGCGAGGAATTAAGCGATTTTGAGTTCGACACAGTAGCAGACGACAGTGTCGAGAATAGCATATACAGTACCGTGCCTGACAATGACATTTGCGAAGTCAGCAAAAAGAGGAAACTGGATATTGGAGATTCTGGATTCTTTGATGACTCTATTCTTTCCGATAGTATCGGATTCAATGATAGCGACATTAATGTAAAATCGTCAACCAAAAAGAGGAGACGATTTAGCGAGGTGTGCTACAGGTCATCCTGCAAACACGAGCAGTGTCTCTGTGAGTCCTGCTTcagcaaagacaacaacaaactGGACATTGCAGCCGTCAACCAAatcaaaaatttcaatttcacaGAGTATACAGCTTTCGATCTTTCATAA